One Candidatus Eremiobacterota bacterium genomic window carries:
- a CDS encoding phosphoribosyltransferase, which translates to MESIYIPEISQYEPGVVEGGMVFTRDASTFDVRLSLVTVHPTELEDISKFNGYSATVLLHPKIDIKSFAHISPHERDDFRQKSHEYAGICASLAMMPWPNTDVVLLVDHAGELISRYVGILRELPSAEVRREKVCHADGSEEVSRVVLPPNIEIAGKNVYILDEFIGSGYTLRIIIDEIYKAGGRVNGIGVIATLSKKIPELDKTPYNLIPIRTLMSSLGD; encoded by the coding sequence ATGGAATCAATCTATATTCCCGAAATCTCCCAGTATGAGCCCGGTGTCGTCGAGGGGGGCATGGTGTTCACGAGGGATGCCAGCACCTTTGACGTGCGCCTCTCCCTGGTGACGGTCCATCCCACTGAACTCGAGGACATCTCTAAGTTCAACGGGTATTCCGCCACCGTACTCCTTCACCCCAAGATTGACATCAAGAGCTTTGCTCATATTTCCCCGCATGAGCGCGATGACTTCAGGCAGAAATCTCATGAGTACGCCGGTATATGCGCATCTCTTGCCATGATGCCCTGGCCCAATACTGACGTGGTGCTCCTCGTCGATCACGCGGGAGAGCTTATCAGCCGTTATGTGGGAATACTGAGGGAACTCCCCTCGGCAGAGGTGAGAAGGGAAAAGGTCTGCCATGCCGATGGAAGCGAGGAGGTTTCCCGTGTGGTCCTCCCGCCCAATATTGAGATTGCCGGGAAAAATGTCTATATACTCGATGAGTTTATCGGTTCGGGCTACACGCTCCGCATCATTATCGACGAGATCTACAAGGCCGGCGGGAGAGTCAACGGGATCGGCGTCATTGCCACCCTTTCAAAAAAGATCCCCGAGCTTGACAAGACCCCTTACAACCTCATCCCCATAAGGACTCTGATGAGCAGCCTGGGCGACTGA